In Megalopta genalis isolate 19385.01 chromosome 7, iyMegGena1_principal, whole genome shotgun sequence, a single window of DNA contains:
- the Sema1a gene encoding semaphorin 1a isoform X3, with amino-acid sequence MCLVKGTPEENCQNYIRILVKTDPSTLLVCATNAFKPMCRDYGVHAGNYSIVKEKGGQAMCPYDPRHNSTFVYVDGELYTGTVADFAGMDPIIYREPLQTEQYDSKSLNAPNFVSSMSQGDFVYFFFRETAVEYINCGKTVYSRVARVCKYDRGGPHRYRNRWTSFLKSRLNCSVTGDFPFYFNEIQSTTELISGQYGNKSAQLIYGTFTTPVNSISGSAVCAFSLQDITDTFKGNFKEQSAINSNWLPVQSTKVPDPRPGQCANDSRSLPDLTLNFIHTHSLMDDLVPSFFGQPIVIRTSFHYRFTQIAVDPQVKTPGGKTYDVLFIGTDNGKVIKAVNADSADTHLKVSPVVIEEIQAFPSTVPVRGIKVVRASQAGDGLEDGRLVVIADSQVQALRLHRCYSDRILSCGECVALQDPYCAWDKIEGKCRALVGPAATDASRFLQSVATGMHASCPPSKGLNKDAGSVGAISANQNKFPQDSMIPNKDGQGGEIINIMQDEEQDNSGPEVSAADSPPPQYSVETLVMAVVAGALAALLVGFVAGYLCGRKCRKDEDDNLPYPDTEYEYFEQRQNVNSRLAPEPKLLPQEEVTYAEPVLVPQPPKLHSPKGTMRKPPPTPTETLFQFPDGYGFRGPRDNFGTLRSHQGDAYRRNDGFATTRSVKKVYL; translated from the exons ATGTGCCTGGTGAAAGGCACCCCCGAGGAGAACTGCCAGAACTATATTCGCATTCTGGTGAAGACCGACCCGAGCACGTTGCTCGTGTGCGCGACGAACGCGTTCAAGCCCATGTGCCGGGACTACGGCGTCCACGCCGGCAACTACTCGATCGTGAAGGAGAAGGGCGGCCAGGCGATGTGCCCTTACGACCCCCGGCACAACAGCACCTTCGTCTACGTCGACGGGGAGCTGTACACCGGCACGGTGGCCGATTTCGCGGGAATGGACCCCATCATTTACAGAGAACCGTTGCAGACCGAGCAGTACGACTCGAAAAGCCTCAACG CCCCGAACTTCGTGAGCTCCATGTCCCAAGGAGACTTCGTCTACTTCTTCTTCCGGGAAACCGCTGTAGAATATATCAATTGCGGCAAG ACCGTCTACTCTCGCGTGGCGAGAGTCTGTAAATACGACCGAGGTGGTCCTCATCGTTATCGCAATAGGTGGACCTCGTTCCTAAAGTCCCGACTCAATTGCTCCGTCACCGGAGATTTTCCTTTTTACTTCAATGAAATAC AATCAACGACGGAACTGATATCGGGCCAGTACGGCAATAAGTCGGCGCAGCTGATATACGGCACGTTCACAACGCCGGTGAACAGCATCAGCGGCTCGGCCGTTTGCGCGTTCTCCTTGCAGGACATCACGGACACGTTCAAAGGCAACTTCAAGGAGCAGAGCGCCATCAATTCGAATTGGCTGCCCGTGCAGAGCACCAAGGTCCCCGACCCGAGGCCGGGACAGTGCGCCAACGACTCTCGATCGCTGCCCGATTTGACCCTCAACTTCATCCACACGCACTCCCTGATGGACGACCTGGTGCCCAGTTTCTTCGGACAACCGATCGTCATACGCACCAGCTTCCA TTACAGATTCACGCAGATCGCCGTGGACCCTCAGGTGAAGACACCCGGCGGCAAGACGTACGACGTGCTGTTCATCGGGACGGACAACGGCAAGGTGATCAAGGCGGTGAACGCGGACTCGGCGGACACTCATCTGAAGGTCAGCCCGGTGGTGATCGAGGAGATCCAGGCGTTCCCGTCGACGGTGCCGGTCCGCGGCATCAAAGTCGTCAGAGCCTCGCAGGCCGGCGACGGCCTCGAAGACGGCAGGCTGGTCGTGATCGCCGACAGCCAGGTCCAGGCGCTCAGGCTCCACCGGTGTTACAGCGACAGGATCTTGTCGTGCGGCGAGTGCGTGGCTCTTCAGGATCCGTATTGTGCCTGGGACAAGATCGAAGGCAAGTGCAGAGCGCTGGTTGGCCCGGCGGCCACCGATGCCAGCCGATTCTTGCAGAGCGTCGCCACCGGGATGCACGCGTCCTGTCCTCCCAGCAAAGGTCTGAACAAGGACGCGGGCAGCGTGGGCGCCATCTCCGCGAACCAGAACAAATTCCCCCAGGACTCGATGATCCCCAACAAAGATGGCCAGGGAGGGGAGATCATCAATATCATGCAAGACGAGGAGCAGGATAATTCAG GCCCCGAGGTGTCCGCAGCAGATTCGCCGCCGCCGCAATATTCCGTCGAGACTCTGGTGATGGCCGTGGTGGCTGGAGCCTTGGCTGCTCTGTTGGTCGGTTTCGTGGCTGGATACCTGTGCGGCAGGAAGTGCAGGAAAGACGAGGACGACAATCTACCGTATCCGGACACGGAGTACGAGTACTTTGAGCAACGGCAAAACGTGAACAG CAGGCTAGCGCCGGAGCCGAAGCTGCTGCCGCAGGAGGAGGTGACGTACGCGGAGCCGGTGCTGGTCCCGCAGCCCCCGAAGCTGCACTCCCCGAAGGGCACGATGCGAAAgccgccgccgacgccgacggAAACGCTGTTCCAGTTTCCGGACGGATACGGGTTCCGCGGGCCGAGGGACAACTTCGGGACCCTGCGGTCGCACCAGGGCGACGCGTACAGGCGCAACGACGGATTCGCAACCACCCGCAGCGTGAAGAAGGTTTATCTCTGA
- the Sema1a gene encoding semaphorin 1a isoform X2, with product MRCTILETRMHPVLSCWCFVATVTIALAAWQENIRPKMYVQLGAEDVFRFTGNETHTDYFRLVLRDGNYLLVGGRNLVHNLSLTDLTEQQRLTWYSTDSDVKMCLVKGTPEENCQNYIRILVKTDPSTLLVCATNAFKPMCRDYGVHAGNYSIVKEKGGQAMCPYDPRHNSTFVYVDGELYTGTVADFAGMDPIIYREPLQTEQYDSKSLNAPNFVSSMSQGDFVYFFFRETAVEYINCGKTVYSRVARVCKYDRGGPHRYRNRWTSFLKSRLNCSVTGDFPFYFNEIQSTTELISGQYGNKSAQLIYGTFTTPVNSISGSAVCAFSLQDITDTFKGNFKEQSAINSNWLPVQSTKVPDPRPGQCANDSRSLPDLTLNFIHTHSLMDDLVPSFFGQPIVIRTSFHYRFTQIAVDPQVKTPGGKTYDVLFIGTDNGKVIKAVNADSADTHLKVSPVVIEEIQAFPSTVPVRGIKVVRASQAGDGLEDGRLVVIADSQVQALRLHRCYSDRILSCGECVALQDPYCAWDKIEGKCRALVGPAATDASRFLQSVATGMHASCPPSKGLNKDAGSVGAISANQNKFPQDSMIPNKDGQGGEIINIMQDEEQDNSGPEVSAADSPPPQYSVETLVMAVVAGALAALLVGFVAGYLCGRKCRKDEDDNLPYPDTEYEYFEQRQNVNRLAPEPKLLPQEEVTYAEPVLVPQPPKLHSPKGTMRKPPPTPTETLFQFPDGYGFRGPRDNFGTLRSHQGDAYRRNDGFATTRSVKKVYL from the exons GTGCGGAAGATGTGTTCAGGTTTACGGGAAACGAAACGCACACAGACTACTTTCGGCTGGTGCTCCGGGACGGGAACTATCTTCTGGTCGGCGGAAG AAATCTCGTCCACAACCTGAGCCTGACCGATCTGACCGAGCAGCAGCGGCTGACTTGGTATTCGACCGACAGTGACGTGAAGATGTGCCTGGTGAAAGGCACCCCCGAGGAGAACTGCCAGAACTATATTCGCATTCTGGTGAAGACCGACCCGAGCACGTTGCTCGTGTGCGCGACGAACGCGTTCAAGCCCATGTGCCGGGACTACGGCGTCCACGCCGGCAACTACTCGATCGTGAAGGAGAAGGGCGGCCAGGCGATGTGCCCTTACGACCCCCGGCACAACAGCACCTTCGTCTACGTCGACGGGGAGCTGTACACCGGCACGGTGGCCGATTTCGCGGGAATGGACCCCATCATTTACAGAGAACCGTTGCAGACCGAGCAGTACGACTCGAAAAGCCTCAACG CCCCGAACTTCGTGAGCTCCATGTCCCAAGGAGACTTCGTCTACTTCTTCTTCCGGGAAACCGCTGTAGAATATATCAATTGCGGCAAG ACCGTCTACTCTCGCGTGGCGAGAGTCTGTAAATACGACCGAGGTGGTCCTCATCGTTATCGCAATAGGTGGACCTCGTTCCTAAAGTCCCGACTCAATTGCTCCGTCACCGGAGATTTTCCTTTTTACTTCAATGAAATAC AATCAACGACGGAACTGATATCGGGCCAGTACGGCAATAAGTCGGCGCAGCTGATATACGGCACGTTCACAACGCCGGTGAACAGCATCAGCGGCTCGGCCGTTTGCGCGTTCTCCTTGCAGGACATCACGGACACGTTCAAAGGCAACTTCAAGGAGCAGAGCGCCATCAATTCGAATTGGCTGCCCGTGCAGAGCACCAAGGTCCCCGACCCGAGGCCGGGACAGTGCGCCAACGACTCTCGATCGCTGCCCGATTTGACCCTCAACTTCATCCACACGCACTCCCTGATGGACGACCTGGTGCCCAGTTTCTTCGGACAACCGATCGTCATACGCACCAGCTTCCA TTACAGATTCACGCAGATCGCCGTGGACCCTCAGGTGAAGACACCCGGCGGCAAGACGTACGACGTGCTGTTCATCGGGACGGACAACGGCAAGGTGATCAAGGCGGTGAACGCGGACTCGGCGGACACTCATCTGAAGGTCAGCCCGGTGGTGATCGAGGAGATCCAGGCGTTCCCGTCGACGGTGCCGGTCCGCGGCATCAAAGTCGTCAGAGCCTCGCAGGCCGGCGACGGCCTCGAAGACGGCAGGCTGGTCGTGATCGCCGACAGCCAGGTCCAGGCGCTCAGGCTCCACCGGTGTTACAGCGACAGGATCTTGTCGTGCGGCGAGTGCGTGGCTCTTCAGGATCCGTATTGTGCCTGGGACAAGATCGAAGGCAAGTGCAGAGCGCTGGTTGGCCCGGCGGCCACCGATGCCAGCCGATTCTTGCAGAGCGTCGCCACCGGGATGCACGCGTCCTGTCCTCCCAGCAAAGGTCTGAACAAGGACGCGGGCAGCGTGGGCGCCATCTCCGCGAACCAGAACAAATTCCCCCAGGACTCGATGATCCCCAACAAAGATGGCCAGGGAGGGGAGATCATCAATATCATGCAAGACGAGGAGCAGGATAATTCAG GCCCCGAGGTGTCCGCAGCAGATTCGCCGCCGCCGCAATATTCCGTCGAGACTCTGGTGATGGCCGTGGTGGCTGGAGCCTTGGCTGCTCTGTTGGTCGGTTTCGTGGCTGGATACCTGTGCGGCAGGAAGTGCAGGAAAGACGAGGACGACAATCTACCGTATCCGGACACGGAGTACGAGTACTTTGAGCAACGGCAAAACGTGAACAG GCTAGCGCCGGAGCCGAAGCTGCTGCCGCAGGAGGAGGTGACGTACGCGGAGCCGGTGCTGGTCCCGCAGCCCCCGAAGCTGCACTCCCCGAAGGGCACGATGCGAAAgccgccgccgacgccgacggAAACGCTGTTCCAGTTTCCGGACGGATACGGGTTCCGCGGGCCGAGGGACAACTTCGGGACCCTGCGGTCGCACCAGGGCGACGCGTACAGGCGCAACGACGGATTCGCAACCACCCGCAGCGTGAAGAAGGTTTATCTCTGA
- the Sema1a gene encoding semaphorin 1a isoform X1 codes for MRCTILETRMHPVLSCWCFVATVTIALAAWQENIRPKMYVQLGAEDVFRFTGNETHTDYFRLVLRDGNYLLVGGRNLVHNLSLTDLTEQQRLTWYSTDSDVKMCLVKGTPEENCQNYIRILVKTDPSTLLVCATNAFKPMCRDYGVHAGNYSIVKEKGGQAMCPYDPRHNSTFVYVDGELYTGTVADFAGMDPIIYREPLQTEQYDSKSLNAPNFVSSMSQGDFVYFFFRETAVEYINCGKTVYSRVARVCKYDRGGPHRYRNRWTSFLKSRLNCSVTGDFPFYFNEIQSTTELISGQYGNKSAQLIYGTFTTPVNSISGSAVCAFSLQDITDTFKGNFKEQSAINSNWLPVQSTKVPDPRPGQCANDSRSLPDLTLNFIHTHSLMDDLVPSFFGQPIVIRTSFHYRFTQIAVDPQVKTPGGKTYDVLFIGTDNGKVIKAVNADSADTHLKVSPVVIEEIQAFPSTVPVRGIKVVRASQAGDGLEDGRLVVIADSQVQALRLHRCYSDRILSCGECVALQDPYCAWDKIEGKCRALVGPAATDASRFLQSVATGMHASCPPSKGLNKDAGSVGAISANQNKFPQDSMIPNKDGQGGEIINIMQDEEQDNSGPEVSAADSPPPQYSVETLVMAVVAGALAALLVGFVAGYLCGRKCRKDEDDNLPYPDTEYEYFEQRQNVNSRLAPEPKLLPQEEVTYAEPVLVPQPPKLHSPKGTMRKPPPTPTETLFQFPDGYGFRGPRDNFGTLRSHQGDAYRRNDGFATTRSVKKVYL; via the exons GTGCGGAAGATGTGTTCAGGTTTACGGGAAACGAAACGCACACAGACTACTTTCGGCTGGTGCTCCGGGACGGGAACTATCTTCTGGTCGGCGGAAG AAATCTCGTCCACAACCTGAGCCTGACCGATCTGACCGAGCAGCAGCGGCTGACTTGGTATTCGACCGACAGTGACGTGAAGATGTGCCTGGTGAAAGGCACCCCCGAGGAGAACTGCCAGAACTATATTCGCATTCTGGTGAAGACCGACCCGAGCACGTTGCTCGTGTGCGCGACGAACGCGTTCAAGCCCATGTGCCGGGACTACGGCGTCCACGCCGGCAACTACTCGATCGTGAAGGAGAAGGGCGGCCAGGCGATGTGCCCTTACGACCCCCGGCACAACAGCACCTTCGTCTACGTCGACGGGGAGCTGTACACCGGCACGGTGGCCGATTTCGCGGGAATGGACCCCATCATTTACAGAGAACCGTTGCAGACCGAGCAGTACGACTCGAAAAGCCTCAACG CCCCGAACTTCGTGAGCTCCATGTCCCAAGGAGACTTCGTCTACTTCTTCTTCCGGGAAACCGCTGTAGAATATATCAATTGCGGCAAG ACCGTCTACTCTCGCGTGGCGAGAGTCTGTAAATACGACCGAGGTGGTCCTCATCGTTATCGCAATAGGTGGACCTCGTTCCTAAAGTCCCGACTCAATTGCTCCGTCACCGGAGATTTTCCTTTTTACTTCAATGAAATAC AATCAACGACGGAACTGATATCGGGCCAGTACGGCAATAAGTCGGCGCAGCTGATATACGGCACGTTCACAACGCCGGTGAACAGCATCAGCGGCTCGGCCGTTTGCGCGTTCTCCTTGCAGGACATCACGGACACGTTCAAAGGCAACTTCAAGGAGCAGAGCGCCATCAATTCGAATTGGCTGCCCGTGCAGAGCACCAAGGTCCCCGACCCGAGGCCGGGACAGTGCGCCAACGACTCTCGATCGCTGCCCGATTTGACCCTCAACTTCATCCACACGCACTCCCTGATGGACGACCTGGTGCCCAGTTTCTTCGGACAACCGATCGTCATACGCACCAGCTTCCA TTACAGATTCACGCAGATCGCCGTGGACCCTCAGGTGAAGACACCCGGCGGCAAGACGTACGACGTGCTGTTCATCGGGACGGACAACGGCAAGGTGATCAAGGCGGTGAACGCGGACTCGGCGGACACTCATCTGAAGGTCAGCCCGGTGGTGATCGAGGAGATCCAGGCGTTCCCGTCGACGGTGCCGGTCCGCGGCATCAAAGTCGTCAGAGCCTCGCAGGCCGGCGACGGCCTCGAAGACGGCAGGCTGGTCGTGATCGCCGACAGCCAGGTCCAGGCGCTCAGGCTCCACCGGTGTTACAGCGACAGGATCTTGTCGTGCGGCGAGTGCGTGGCTCTTCAGGATCCGTATTGTGCCTGGGACAAGATCGAAGGCAAGTGCAGAGCGCTGGTTGGCCCGGCGGCCACCGATGCCAGCCGATTCTTGCAGAGCGTCGCCACCGGGATGCACGCGTCCTGTCCTCCCAGCAAAGGTCTGAACAAGGACGCGGGCAGCGTGGGCGCCATCTCCGCGAACCAGAACAAATTCCCCCAGGACTCGATGATCCCCAACAAAGATGGCCAGGGAGGGGAGATCATCAATATCATGCAAGACGAGGAGCAGGATAATTCAG GCCCCGAGGTGTCCGCAGCAGATTCGCCGCCGCCGCAATATTCCGTCGAGACTCTGGTGATGGCCGTGGTGGCTGGAGCCTTGGCTGCTCTGTTGGTCGGTTTCGTGGCTGGATACCTGTGCGGCAGGAAGTGCAGGAAAGACGAGGACGACAATCTACCGTATCCGGACACGGAGTACGAGTACTTTGAGCAACGGCAAAACGTGAACAG CAGGCTAGCGCCGGAGCCGAAGCTGCTGCCGCAGGAGGAGGTGACGTACGCGGAGCCGGTGCTGGTCCCGCAGCCCCCGAAGCTGCACTCCCCGAAGGGCACGATGCGAAAgccgccgccgacgccgacggAAACGCTGTTCCAGTTTCCGGACGGATACGGGTTCCGCGGGCCGAGGGACAACTTCGGGACCCTGCGGTCGCACCAGGGCGACGCGTACAGGCGCAACGACGGATTCGCAACCACCCGCAGCGTGAAGAAGGTTTATCTCTGA